TGAAGGTCAATAATACAGAGAAAGattttaaatcatgaaataaatcGGTTCGATATAGCTACTTTATTGATTATTACACAGTGAACGAAATTGAGTCACGTCTATGCTTTCTTGTGAAAGGATTTCGCACTAGTACTAAAGCAGATACCCTCATATTACTACTTATGTGAAATGTTATTATTTGTTGTACACATGTGATGTTTAAGGATGTGGACTCGTCAACAAATAGTGGTGAATCATGACGCATAGTAATTAATTCTTGTAAACTTAGTGTGGATAATAAAACAGAAACAGTAACTGATTGGCCCTCTAATTTGTCTAATTAAGGCAAGAAAATAACAATTCCTTCAGAGAAAGGAAAGCGAAATCAGAATTGAATACtccttaacttcaaaatttatatgACATTATTTATTTGGggataaaaattaagaaaaaatgaatTATTGGACAAAATATCACATCATTAAGAGCTAAATAGACACtttaaaataaaagtatttttaaatataCAGAGACGTCATTATTTTAACAATGGATtaacaaaagaaataatatcaCATAAAATATAGAGATGAATAAATATTAAGACAATCATTTATTGAATCTATCGATGGTCGAATTAAAAATGTGGACATGTGGGAAAGCTACTGAATAAGAATCTGTTCTCATGCCTACACAAATCTTCTTCTGTTACGGCAGTTTGTGGTTTGATGGTATCTaacttttcttatttatttattgcagTGGCCTATCCTCTTATCCAcaccttttttcttttaaatttgtaAACCCCAATATTTTACTTGTCTTCTTTTTGCAGGAAGATGACAAGTAATAATAATGCAGTTAGATCCAGACAAATATGAGGAACCACCTAATGATCGAGACAACATTAATTAGCTATGatgtatgaaaaaaattatgcagGATTGGATTATAATCAAAGCGATTTCTAGATTGACAAAAGATCATAATTTCCCCGCCTAAGCTAAGCGTGGACATCTTAGATTGAAATAATTCTCTTAATTtgattttccattttttttgaaaaaggatTGGATTATAATCTTATTCGGAGTTAGTTTTggctttagaaaaaaatatcactctataaatatgatgatttgagagaattatgcAATTGCTTATTGATAGTGTCTCTGAGAGACATTAGACACATAAAAGAGGTTTTTGAAAGAGCtttcaacaagagagaagagagaaaaaaatagtgTTTTCCGAAGCAGTTTTGTCTCTCTAGCCAGCAACTTTCAAATTGTTTGTCGATTTATTAATCGTTGGATCgagatgaatttttttttgagtattCCCAACATCATAGTGTTTGATTTGAACGATGGAGATCAGATTTGGTGTTCAACAACATCCCATTTTAGATCCCGAACAGTAACTTTATTTTGGGTGGTTTTCTTCTTATTACTTTTGTTGGTATAGCTATTGATTTTCCTTGCTTGGCAATTGTTCTATAGACATTTAGGAGAAAATTTATAACCCTCTTATTATTATAGTGAAGCAATTCGAATCTCGAAGATTCCGTAGTTGAAACTTTCAATTTGAAGGGTTTTCCACATTAAATttaatgttatttatttattttgttttcgaATTTACATCCTTCTGCCATAACACTTAGGAGAAAGACATCAGCTGAAAAGATAACTTACACGACAGTGGCATATCCAAACAAAGATTTGTGAGTTTGATGGTTGAATTCATTTTATCAATttgaaatttcttaaatttaaattttgaatctgtAACTAATTAAAATCAGGGATTTTCATTACTACGTTAATAGTTGGTAACTGATTGTTCATTTATTTAAAAGCCAGGTGGAAAGTCCTCATTAGCGATAGTGATGTTCCAAATTAAACAGAGGAGATCAAAATGTATATGGTCCCCTATATATAAATGTCTTTAGAAGGATTGCCTTAACTATCGATTTATTCTCTTCCTTTAGGATATTACACATCCGTCGACCTccaattgattgagttttgactATCTCGAGTTATCTTTACCCCTTGCGTGATAATATTTAATtcgatatttattttaataaaaaaaataattttcaaaataattgtcTGGCTATAAAAGATATAGAagtttataataaaatattgtaAAAATATAAGACTATTTAATGCAACTGATAAATGAAGTTGCCACCGGGCAACACTACACATCATGACCTTATAGCAAATAAGCAACACATACTTGTCAGCGCTCAATTATTTGAGGTTTGGTTTTCTCCTTGTAGCTTTCTTAGTCAACTATGACCCTCTCCTTTAGCCTTTACAATCGATGAAAAATGCCGTGGGAGGAAATTAAATAATGAACCTTGTCTAGTTGCATTTGAAGAAATTAAATCCGATTTTAATTTACTAATTATCTAATAGTTGTTGAATAGCAGACCTACTTAGACATGCTGTTGAAATGGTACAAAGCCTGCCACTTCTCCAGCTTCTctaatttcaatttatttatcttacttatttttaatttattttaaaaaaatgtcatttttttttacaatttctTCATTCTAACTTTTCacattttatgttttaaaatcacaaaattaaaaaatattttgatttattttacatattttgAAGTATATACAATTATTAAGGGTGTGCAAAAATCAAATCGATCAATAAATCGAATcgaaaaaaaatgttattggttTATTGCTATTGGGTTAATGGGTtcttaatggttttataaaaaaaaaattatcggaTTATCGATTCATTATCGATTTTTAGTATTGGTTATTGGGTAAATCGATAACCCATTACGACAATAGTATTGTACTACTTTACTcttcataaatattaattattactaATAATTTCACATAATAGTATGCTGGAGTCTTCAAAGTACTTCTACTTCACACTACATCGTTTTAGTCTTTACACAAAACCTAAAGAttaaattaagaactaagatTGTTCAAGACTGTCTTGTTTGATTGCTtggttttagttttagttttactTTGTAATTATAGGTTTTGCAAGTTCGTAAACGTATGTAATTTGATTGTCAGAAATTCCATATTTTGTTTTGGTTGTAACATGTAATTGTAGCCTTTGAATTACATATGCTCTTATTGATGCAATTTCTCATTATCTTTTTTGTTTCAGTATAACAAAGCATTTACAGGCTTACcgaaaaaatattagagaagTATGAAGTCATATATTTGAAGGGGAGCCTttgagtaactggtaaagttgttgtcatgtgaccaggaggtcacgggttcaagccttggaaacagcctctggcagaaatgcaaggtaaggctgcgtacaatagacctttgcggtcaggcccttccccggaccctgcgcatagcgggagccttagtgcaccgggctgccccctTTTTATgaagtcatatatttattttatgagcatttttttATTGGGTAAACTAAAAATCGAACCGTTAACGATCAAAAATCGATAAATTAAAAATCagtaaaaaatatcttattggtttaACGTATTTAAAAATCGACAAATCGATAAATCGAACCGATAATACATAAAACCGAACTGAACCGACCAATAAATTATTGTTTCTAAGAGATGATGCACGCTCGTTCAGGACACGTGTCAAAGTAATACTTGTTATTAtattagtaaaaagaaaataaaatggaatCAAAATAatgacaaggcttccataattGGTAGTACAATCATTAAAGTAATATATCCTAATACTGCTTTTGTATGCGTAATTAGCTGTTGATTAAGGGAATAAATAAGAGAGTTTCAACTTTCATGTCATGAAGATTGAATCCACCTAATCAGTTGGTTTGGCCAtgattgatcaaaccaaatatattttattttaatactaCTAAGTCACCAAGGCCAGTATTGGCTTATTAACAATTTAGCATTACGTTACAAGGACATGACAGGCCGACAATTTTGCCTACGTTTGACGTCTGTCGACCTATTTTGGTTGTTTCTCTAATAATTTTTCTGTTTTGTACAGTTGCGTGTGCATATCTTAGCAATACATAATCTCTTATGTGTCTCAAAGAGGCATTCTTAAACACTAATTCCAAAAGAAACTATCATATGCTATTTTCACACTTTCTTCTTCTAAACATATTTAACACTTatccaaaaaaacaaaaaactatCATGTGCTACTTCACACGTAGCTCACTTTCTTCTTGTCCAACCTTTGTTTAATTTAATCCTCAGTCTGTCTCACTATGTCTATATGATATGGTGTTTCAATTATGATAAGGAATCATATCGCGTAATACTAATTATATTCAAAGAGGGAACCTTTTTTATCtgaatttttttcattataaAATCTCATACACAAAAAATATAGTTAAGAATGAAGACATCTTATCCAATATTTCATTGTATTCTTGATAGTTAGAATATTATTCAAATACTAGTTGGATCAAGTAAAAAATATAAtgctaaattttaaattaatgaattcaagttcttgaaatttttgagaATGGTTTAAATTAAAATGATATCAAAGATTCAAGTAGTATTCGAAAAATGGAAGGGAAGTGATATAAACTACGAAGAAAACAATACTCCTacttaatcttcctttttgttaTTAATTTATTCTAGTTAGCATTTGGCCATtgaatttggatttggattaaattttaaaattttatctttaaatatttatttgaccattaaatttaattatatttttaaaaattatcttcAAACGAGTGTCTGTTTGACCATGAAATTTGAtcagattttaaaaatttattttcaagatattttttaagtttttagGAGAGATTTCAATTTTACTCACAagacttcaatttttttaaaagtaaaatatatgtCCAAACATAGCttcaaattctaaaaattaccacttcaaaaactcaaattttaattcaaaatctatGTTCAGGAGCTAGCTTaatcttttgaaaattttgtagTTGAAAAACACAGATGGGACAGTGACAGCGTCGAAAAATTTGCCGCCGGAAGAAAATTGTTTTCATGCCAAAATGTGCAGGAATTAGGCAAATATAAGAAGTATTAGTTACATGATAAAAGTGTTatacttaattaaaattaaaaagtaagaaaataGACCCTTTTTGTCTGCAAATACATAATTAAATTAAGAATAACATATTCATGGTTATGGATGATGATTAAACCACCAAgacattgttatttttttttgtttaaatgtATTATTCTGAAAAGGCTACAAACATGGACATTTCTAGAGAAACCAATAATGAAATTCAAATGTGGACCACAAAAAAAGACCCATGATAGATCTTCCCAATGATTCACCTTAGGACTTTGTCCATGACCAATCATCATTACGTGTTTCCTAATCTATTCTACCTCCACATGCTTTTGCTCCCTTGACCTTTTTGGCCCTTTAATCTTGACCCATCATCCCCTCTAATTATTTCaactttctatttttctttttggaaaTACCAGCcaaattaatttcatcaaatCAAAACGTGTTTTCACTTCTATGTAATTAGTAGGTGGTTGGTCTCTAAACGGTTGTGAAAATTAAACCAACTAATTCATCTTGGAATCGGAGTTTGATTATTACCAATCGTTTGGACAATATTATGAATTATGGTAATATTTCTTCTCTATTAAAATAAGTATcgttttaataaaaataatatacattttttaaaaaaacaataaatatattactgAACTGTCCATACTTAAAAATGTCTCtataaaattgaatattatTAAGAAGATGAAATATAAGGATATAGTTGGAATAAACATACTCTCTTTGTTTACTTTTACTTGTCATAATTGAACTTGACAcaccaaaataataattaacataaaTATTTTGCAGCACTATCCTTATTAATTGATGATTATTACTTCCTCcgtttaaaaaaatgatatgaTTTGGCTTGACAtagagtttaagaaaataaaaaaaactttacaaTCTTGTtatgctaaattaaagttatgtcaaatgtaccaaaatatcctttaatCTTATGGCCTTAAATTAAAATGTTAccaaaatagagggagtattagATTATTTgggaaataaataattaatgatgAAGGTAAAATATGAAATGTTAAAAGTgataaacaaaaattaaaattttattatttaaaataataaataaataaaagtaaatagaaTAAGtgttaattttttgttttaaatttctaaaatcaCACATATTTTGAAATGTTATTTCTCGTAGCGTCCAATAATTTAGGTGTTGAACGAAACATTATTAATTAAAGAAAAGGGTGGGATTTTAGAAGGAAGTGATTGTTAGAAAAGACACATCAAAAGAGGTTGAGTTGCGGAGTCGACCTGAATAAATCATGATACATGGAAGTCTCGTTGTTCATAATGGAAGAGTTTTATTGTTAGAAACTTGGTCCAATGAGCGTGCATTTCACGTGATGTATGACCCactcttctttctctctcaCACACATTATCACAAATTCATGAATCAAATATTACGTCCAAATAAACAAAGAGAATTGTAATTCGAATATTAAAATTATCACAACTTTGAATTTTCAGGTCAACCAAAACTCAGACGTTTAACCATATTCCTACTTTCATTATACTACAATTTTTGTCTCTCAAGAATAACcggttattattatatataatttttaaatatcttaaatttaaaatttaaaatattaacttgattaaatttaaattaattctaaagaaaatgaaaaatatcaaagaagaaaaagtagTCGATAATTTTGATGGCTCCCTTTCACctcaaattatttgtcatgactctcttttcatatatttctaaaaaaaaaaaaaaattaaaagggggatttaccttttttttattcttcattGATATTTAAACATTCACAACATCACTTCATAATTGAAGTATTTGTGGCCTTCGAGAACAGTAACTACTTATtccattttgaaataattgatATCTTTATCTCGGACTCAATCTCTCTACTCGATCACTTCCAGAAAATAAGAAATGTTATACCCTCTTAATCTTAATTAAATGCATTGAAGAAAGAAGTGGttatttaataatgtaaaattatttattttaaaagaaaataaaaaaatattatttattttgaaataaaggTAATATATATAAGGGtggaatgaattttttttatctataaacttttaaaataataaatattttaagataacAAAGTGAATCATTAATTATTTGGGCATTCCTTTCTTTCTGTACACGCCTCTTGCAGGCAGGTAGTGCCCCCCGCCCACCCCACCCCCTTGCTCTTCTCAATTCATTTAGACGCTTACTCTATCAATTAACTAACAAAACTAGACAGATACACGTGAGCTGACCCCCACACCTACATATTAATATCAACCCCTCCTTTTCTCTTTCCCTACATTACACATCATCTCATCATCATTAAACACCTCCAACTGAATTATCACTATCTCTCTTTTTGTTTCCTAAAAGATTACTTTTtctccgttttaatttatttattctattttaatttgatattaaaattaaaaatatttttaaattttataaacttaactaaaaatatattaaaaattaaatagattaaaaaaatatataaaacggAGGGACTACTGTATATCCTTTTAACTATTCTttcctttaatttctttttcaacTCTATACATGATGGATAATGCTTCAAGCATGCACCTGTCTAATCATTTATTATCAAAACAAGTGGCGCAACAAATAATATTCATTTTTGAACtaagaaaaaaatacattatCATCTCCATCTTCTCTTATCCAGAATTTTTCGGTCCGTCCAGATTTAATTCCTTTCTGATAATTATACGAATCAAATATAATTCACAAAAATCGTTTGGCGATAATAATACTCGAATCATCTTCTCACTCTTtttatattttccttttcttttataaCCTTTTTACCTTTTTGGACCTCTACTTTGTTCAAATCATGAGACCCCAATAATTGAGAAGATTACGGAGAgacaataaaaaggaaaaaatgtaCATGacgaattaaatagaaaacgaCGAAAGTAAGAATTGAAGATCAACAGATTGTTGtactatgtataaataataataataataataatcataatccatccatatgtatatatttccTTAATGATTTACAGACTTATAATATGGACCACAAGaaagaaacaaattaaaaatattgattAGTGACCTTAATTCTAACTCTACACATACAACTGCACTAGTTATACAAGCCCTTTAACCAAAAAAAGTGGCGGCTTTGGGAGATCTTTCTAAACATTATGGATACtactattatttatatatatgacctTTTAATTAACAAGCTGCCGAGGGATTGGTGAATGGACTGTAGAAGTGAGGCTTTTGAGCTATAGTAAAAGCATTTTTCGACGGATTTTCTCCGCCGATCCTCTCGCATGAAGGACACATGGTTAAGGTTGCCGCCGGCAACTGCATGTACAAAGGTTGTGGTATTTTTAGAGCTTTCAGTTCCTGCAATTCCTTGTGAAGTCTTCTGTTTTCTTCTGTCAGTGTGTCACAGCATTTTTTCAGGAATTCACAGTCTACCTCTGTTTGCTTCAGCTTTGTTCTGTAAAAAGAAACGATCCCATCAATTTTATTTTCTCCACAAAATCgcagaaataaaataagaagaagaatatcaTTATTAGTCCTATATATGTACCTGGCTCTTCTGTTCTGGAACCAAACTTCAACTTGGCGAGGCCTTAAATTGAGTTCTCTGGCTAAATCCTGTTTTTGTTTCTGCAtaattagaaattaattaattgtgaGTGCAATAAACAGAGGTAGGTGGATCTAGAATTTAAATAGAATAAATAGTGATGAAAAGTAGATTTGGAACTTACAGGATTGAGAGTGCTGTGTATCTTGAAGCTTTCCTCTAAAAGAGCGGATTGCGCTTTAGTGAGCCTAAGTTTCTTCCTAGCGTTAGAGCCATCATCATCTTCATCGCTTATAACTCTGGAGGAAACTCTTTCTATTTCCGTCGTTGTCTCTTCACTACCAACATCTCTCTCCCTTTTCACACTAGCATTTGAGTAGGAAGAGGCACCAGTACTATCTTGTCTGTACAAATCAGCCGATTCGCTAATTTTAATCGGCTGTTGTTCGTAGGTACGATCACCGGAAATTAGGCTTAAAGTTAGTGAAGGTTCAAACCCAAGAGACGGACCTTTGCTTACTACTACTGGTGCTGTTATTTTCCTTGATTTCTGATCGGCCGTTGAGGAAAAGCCTAATCCTAAAACTAGGCCAGTGTTGCAAATATCATCAAACCCCATCTATGTATTAGagcaaaaaagaaaacaagctGTGTATTGTGAACTTTTGTTGTGAAGAGGAATGGTGGAAAAGAGCAAAAGGGATGGTGGGTTATATATGAGGAGAGAGTTGGGGGTTTAGCTAGTTAGGCGTAGCTTCGGTTTGTTGAAATGTATAAAGTGAGAGTCTTTCAAGGGAAAC
The sequence above is a segment of the Solanum dulcamara chromosome 11, daSolDulc1.2, whole genome shotgun sequence genome. Coding sequences within it:
- the LOC129874852 gene encoding homeobox-leucine zipper protein HAT22-like produces the protein MGFDDICNTGLVLGLGFSSTADQKSRKITAPVVVSKGPSLGFEPSLTLSLISGDRTYEQQPIKISESADLYRQDSTGASSYSNASVKRERDVGSEETTTEIERVSSRVISDEDDDGSNARKKLRLTKAQSALLEESFKIHSTLNPKQKQDLARELNLRPRQVEVWFQNRRARTKLKQTEVDCEFLKKCCDTLTEENRRLHKELQELKALKIPQPLYMQLPAATLTMCPSCERIGGENPSKNAFTIAQKPHFYSPFTNPSAAC